aaACCCAGGTTCCCCCCCTGGCACGAGAGGGTTCGGTGTTTCTATGTCGCAGTGGGCTTGGGAGACCTCCCAAAACATTGGATCCTGTGACATCACGCCACAGCCTTTTCATCTCTACAGGGAACTAAACAAGAGTTCAACGCCGTCTCCCTTACGAGGAGCGTTTATCTGCCGAATGCTCTGGGCAAAGGAGATCGCTCCCAGGGCACAGAGCACAACCCAAAGTCACTGTCACCCGAGTGGCGAGAAAGGTGATTTTGCTAAACCTTCCAGCGTGCAGTGGGCTGAGGAGGTGCCCGTGACAATCCCAAGGATAGATCCTCGAGTCTGCCCTTCCACAGTGGGGAGCATTTCCCTCCTCTCACGTCACCGGGTCCTCCCCGAAGATTTATTAAAGACGTAGACTTAATATCAGCCCAGAGGATCGAGTCACTCCTTGGCGAGGGCAGCCCGGTTTTCGGGACCTATTAAGATTCTTTGTGGAAATTTAAATACCTCTGTCAGGCAAACAAAATCATATCAGGAACCATCGAATCTCATTGCTAGAAAGAGAAATTAGATTAGCCGAGCCTCGCTCCTTTCCTAGAAACCTCAATAAAATAAGAAGTACATTTCAACGGTCTCTTACTTCCGGGGGGCTGAaggagggccccccccccaaagacatctaaatgaatttatattaaaGAAAGCTATCCTTGAGGAGAAGCCCTGCaatctgcaaaaaataaaaaaaatgtatatatttatacagagGAGAATACATAAGTATATGTTACATATTAGAAGGCAGTGGCTACTTAAAATCAAAacagccaggaaaaaaaaaaaaaaatccaggggcAAGCTCCACACCAAGAAGCTTTCAGCCCCTGAAAACATCCTTGTCCTTTATTAATATTTAGTGGAAATGTATAATTGTAGATGTGGGCTGGGTTGGGGGTTTTATGTCGGGAGGCGGGCAAAGAAGACAGGTTTATTGCAGCCGTGAAATATTAACCAAGCACCAAGCACAGTAGTAGTATGTCCCGGACTAGccggggagcaggcaggccctcGTGCCAGCTGCACAAAGAGGGGGGCTCCTGTTTACATTACCCCCGATTAACACCTGCGAAGTTTTGGGTTACATCTTCCGGAGGCCGCAGGAGTCCCATGAAGGCATGCAACCCTGGCTGGATGCTTTCACAGGGAAACGGGGAACGCAAGGCTCCCTCGCCTTGCCCCCAAAACAAGTTTGCGTGAGCCTGAAGATTCTCTCCAAAGGTGTGGGGAGCGGGGGGTAACGATTCAGAAAAACAGCCCTCGGGGTCCCCCTCCGTCGTCCCCCCGCCCGGCCTGCCCCACGTCTAAAGGAAATTCAGTGTTCAAATCCTGCCCGCCTCGGATGTCTCGGCGCTGTTCTAACTGTGTTCCGACTGGAACGCCGAGGGGAGCGTGAAATCCCAAAGATTTTTCTCCCGCATCACTGTAAACGTGTCATACTTCCAAAGAGGGCAGGATTGCATGCAGAGCGAAGACAGAGACCTCTCCCACGTCAAGGTATAGGAACGAGCATTCCTAGACCGCTCCTGATTTTAAGATAGAGAGCAGCCTACGGGAATGGAAGTTTGGCCAGGACCAACTTGTAACAGAATTATGGTGAATTGAAGTTTTGAAAATTctggggaagaggcaggaggggagagcgAAGCATGCCGTTTCCTGCAATCTCTCCCTCCATCTGCACTCTAGCATCATTTTGAGTTCTTTATCAGTTTTGAAATTCCTCCACGGCCACACATCTAGTGCAAAGATAGGTGGACAATTTTGCACACTCATTTCAAACGCATGGCAATCTCGCTGATGTCACAGATGTCTGAATAGGCCCCAAAGCAggctggggttttttttgttttgttttttttcctttgcaccCTTCCCCCCTACTCCAACTTTGCGCACACGGGACCTCATCATGAGATGCAGAGTTTCATTCTACAAAAAGTTGTTCAGTGGGTTGATTAAGAAGTCAGGGGGAGTGTGATTTGGAGAGACTCGCTTTCctggttaacaaaaaaaaaaaaaatcataatcacATGTCATGCTGCCCTAGACTTTCCCAGCACTGCAACTTGCCAGTCGAGTTGCCTCCCCCTCGGAAGGGCGTCTGAACCCCATAAGACAATCGGGGCACGTCGCAGTGGCTACACGGCTTGTGCGGCTCTGAAGACATCATTCCTTCTCTCCGACCCGAGCACGGGGCCGTTTTGTTAAATACCGACCAGTATTTTGTCGTCGGAGCGAAGAATTTCAGAAACGGTGTTAATATTTAATCACATTAGTACTGGCGTGTTTTACGGCgtgacaaaataaaatatcattacaAGAATGGGCTTTGCCTGAAAAgcgggggtgggtgtgggagaaAGTGCTTGctagggctgggccctggggaaggTATTATTAAAGCCGCTGGACATCACTGCTTCCTGGCTGGTGGGACCATAGAGGCTCATGGTTAAGGAAAAGCAGAGCATTTAACTTTAatggtgttgtgtgtgtttttgtgttgttgttgtttgtttgttgtgttttggttttttgtttttttttactccattTCAAAGTGGCACACTTCAGTGTGATTTTCAGCCAGGGGACTCGGGGGCCTGTTGAAGGCTCTGTGTACCTGTTTATACAACATGTGCAGATGGAACTGCAGGGTGTTATCATAATGAAAAGTTTAATCGCCCTTATTTACTACCAGTAAGGGAGCAGCGATCGGGTGCAAATGCCTTATAAAGCCCTAACCAGCAGCCCCAAGGCTGCAGAAGCTGCAAGTGACCTCAATTTAGGGGCTTTATCTAGGAACCTGTCCTTCCCACATCACAGAGTGGGAAACAAAGGAGGTCAAGTGGGTGGAAGGAAGTCCCTGTCCTCCtgggtgcaggggagggcggcGTCGGGCGGGCATATTGGGCAAATCAACCCTAAAGTGACTAGCATCTgtttccaaaaaaaaacaacacacaccaaaacacattTTCCCTCATCTGTCCGTGATCAtgaaacaagcaaaatagaacaTTTCTTTCGTGACATTTCTTCATTCACAGCCtgcatcttttcatttattttttttttccctataaagGAGGATTCCTGGGGTGGACTGGGAAGGGAGTGGTGGGAcacctttaagaaaaaaacactcaTTAAAGCCACTCAATCCCTCTCCACCTAAGATCTTTCAAAAGACTCAAAGGCAACGTGCTACTGGTTTTTCTTTATGAATTCACTAAATCGGGTTTTCTTTTCGTAACTTTTCTCGCCCCATTTGGGCCAATATGTTCTTaattactggggggggggggaggatgggagaagggggaggaggagggacagccaGGCCAAGCCAGGTAGAAGTGACAGGGGCTGGGATTTGTGTGCTAACCAGCTATCGATCGGCAGGGATCGAGATGTTGtgtacaagaaaataaaagagaagggggGCCGAGCAAGCAGGATGCTGTGTCCAACTCCATTTTTGAAAGGaggcgggggggtgggcggggggggggagaaaaggggagaagACACGGAGGGCCCCAAACTAACCAATTTATGGCCTTGCCTGGGAGAAGCCTGGAGAATGCTGATGCCGGCTCCGGCGTCTGCTGTGCATGCTAAACACCCGGCTTCAAATGAGAGAGCGGCATCCCGGGCTGGGCAGTAGGCGAACAAAgagaacagcagcagcagcagcagccaggccgGCCGCATTCATGAATTAGAAAACCTAAGCGGGAAAGCGACCCCGGGACAGGCGCCTGCCCTGAGAACCCTGAGTCTGAGCCACCCAGCTCCAGCCggacgtcccctccccctcctgcccatgCCACTCTCCCAAAACCTACCCATCCCTGGGACCCGGGGTCAAGAGATGGCAGGCTGTGGGGGAGGACGAGGGAAATGAAGGCAGAGGAGAACTCTAAGAGAACGCAGAAATCAAGGGATGTGGTTTTAAAGACGTGGTTTGCATCGCCAGCCCCTGGTTTCATGACACTATTCAGCCTGTTGAAACCAAGGGGATTCAACTagggtttaaaagaaaaaaagggagaaatgggaggaggagggggggggaataaaagaaagaaatgatgttACCTAACTTTAAGGAGCCATTATCTGTGAGGAGGGGGGataagggaggagaggaaggtccCAATAAAATGAAATGGATATCTACAGCAGCCTAGTCTTCTTCAGGTTAGAAAACTGTTATTCCTTAACTGCAATGGTGGTTCACTGACCAGCCCCCCGCTACCCCACGCACCTTAAAAGCCCCCAGgcctgattgggggggggggctggcgggGAATGCTTAGAAGGCAAAGGAGAGCTGGGACCGGACATCTGTCACCAAAGCCAGGGATAGATATTGACGAACGCGGGTCCTTTGTGTCTTAAGAATATATATATCCCTACCCCCATTCACACACGGTGCCCTGGGTacgtggcctggcctgtgccaagcagacacccccccgccaccccagccccacccaatgtccagggcatgcacctggggaagcttgcctgcctgcctcccccaacccctacAGGTATCCAGCTTTTCAATGAAACTCCAATAGTTACGAAGAGACAAAACAGCTACTCATCAGGAACAAATGTCACATTAGGCGTTGCCTCTGAGTGATACTGCcacaaccagggctgggaacttttttttttttttcctaaagaggcTGACACACAGGGAAGGGAGCTGGAGCGAGAGGCTGGCTGCCTAGAAAAGGTGGGGAGGCATGAACATAACTTCCCACGTGTCCTaccaggaggggggcacaggAGCCCCCCAAAACCGGAACCAGCCTAGAGCTTGAGGCCCGAGGAGGGGTCTCAGTGTGAAAGGAGAGGCCCCAGACCTCTGAGCaaccagctgggggggggggggggggggggactctgcAATCATCCTCAAAGCGCTTCCCCCTCCCCTAAGTTCTTAGCACCCAGTGGCACCAGGACCTACCTGGCAGCACCtcaggggggctgggaggggggaggggcagactcATAGAGCCCTGGGTGTGAGTCAGAGGAAGGGTCTCCagctctgagctgggcactcACAGAAGGCCCTGTGGTCTCCTAATGCCAAAGgactccccctccttccactggGGCCTTGCAGGCTGCAGGAGCCTaaggcctgcagtgggggggCTGGGCGGGTCTCTGGGAGGTCAGAAGGGGACCAGAAGGGGGGCATATATACCTTCTTTGCTGCTGGGGTTCTGGGGTTTGGCCTTCTCCCAGGGCGCCAGCGTTTTGTCGTCCTCGGCCCCGTCCACCAAGGTCTTGTCTGCGGGCATGTACCAGGTGGCGCTGTGCTCCGCCATCAGGGAGTCCAGGTCGATGGTGCTCATGGCGCTCTTGACAGCCTCggagcagcagctgcccagcTCGCTGTCTCCGTTCTGGGCGCCGCCGCCGGAAGCCCCCACCGCACACTCGCCCTTCTTGCCCCCCTTGAGCCCCAGGGGCTGGTCCTCGGAGATGCTGAACTGCTGCCTCTGCAGCTGGATCTGGGCCTGGAGGATCTCCAGGGGGTGGATCTCGTCGGGCGGTGGGGGTGCCCCGCTGCTGCTCGTAGGGGTCCGGACCTGCTCCAGGCCCGGCGTGCCCGGATGGCCAGCGCCCCCGCCGCTGCCATAGCTGTCAGGGGTCGAGGTAGAGGTAGACATGATGCCCAGGccgagcgggggcgggggcgccttGGGTCCGTGTTCCCCTGCGCCCACCCCCCGGGGAGGGAGTTTGGGCGAACCTGTCACCATGGGGCTCCGACTGGCtttggccagggcctgggggttgTCGGAGCTGGATGACACTTCGTCCTCGTTGGCGTAGCTGGTGCTCACCTCGTCGGAGGCGAACTCGCCCACGTGCGGGGAGCTGCCGTCTGACTTGGCACCGCCATCCAGGGACGCCATGAGGTCCGGCTGGTCCCCCAGGAGCAATTCGGCCCCTTTGCCCCAAGAAGGCGAGGTGAGCGCTTTCTCATGGGGCGTGGGCGCCCCGCGCGCCTCGCCCGTCGAGCTTCCGCCCAGGGCCGCGCctggctgctgctggggctgctgctgctgccctgggctGACCCCGGGGGCACCCCCGCTGTCCGGGGCCGCCGAGTACTTGTCGAAGAAGGTCCCCGGGCTCACGTGACCACTGTCCCTTTTTCTGCGCCCCCGTCCCCGGCCACCGCCCCCGGGGACCGGCTTGCCATCGTTCCCCGACGTGGATTCCAGGGTGTAGTTTGGGGAGAGGCTGGTGCTGTCCCCCTGGGAGGGAGGGTTGGGCGGCCCCGAGGTTTTGTTGCCACCGCTACCGGTCCCCGAAGGGCCTCCTCCGGGCCCCGGGGCCCCCGGAGCAGTCCCTCCTCCGGGGTAGTAATCCGAGCCCGGGTTGCCGGCCACGGCCGCGCCGCCGTCGGTCTCGTTCTGGCTCAATTTCCTCTTCCCCTCGGGCGGGTTCTTCTTGTTAAAGGTCACGTTGAGGTTGGGGGCCCCGAGGCTGGCGATCATGTTCTGGCAGGCGGTGGAGAGCGCAGCCAGGCAGCTCTGGCCGAACAGGTTGTCCTTGGAGCTGGGCTTGCTGAAGGAGCCCAGCGAGAGCGCGCCCAGCTTACTGGCCGAGGCGCGCTGGCTGGACTGGAAGTCCGGCTGCGGCGGGTacgcgcccccgccgccgcctccgccgccgcctccagggccgccgccgccgccgcccccgcccgcgcTCGGGGGCGAGTTCACGCCCGGGCCGCTGTGCGGGGTGGCCTGCCGGTTCGCCGCGCCGAACGGGAAGCCCGGCTGGCCCCCGAGCGCAGACGCCGTGAAATCCGGCGGAGGGGGCCGGCGCTCAGAGGGAGCGCTCGGCAGCCCCACTCCGGCCCCCGGTGACTGCAGTTGGCCCAGGCCGGCCAGGCTGCCCCCGAACTGCAGGCCGGGGGAGGGCAGCGCGGGCACGTGGCCCTCTCCGGGCATCCGCAGCGGCTCCTGAAGAGGGCCCCGGAACAGCACCCCCGAGCCACCGGGCGGAGGGGGTGGCGCCAGCCCGGGGTCGTGCGGGCCGCAGTCCGCGGGCAGGCCCGAGCCGCCCATCCTGCGGGGCAGCAGGTCCCCCGGGGGCGGGTGAGGGCCTGGGAACCACGCGCTCTCCTGCGCCAAGTGGGGCGCCTGCTGCTCGAAGGGGCCCAGGCGCCccgcgcccgcgccgccgccgccgctttCGCGTTCAAAGTTCGGCTGGGCCAAGCCGCCCACCGGG
This region of Eptesicus fuscus isolate TK198812 chromosome 23, DD_ASM_mEF_20220401, whole genome shotgun sequence genomic DNA includes:
- the MN1 gene encoding transcriptional activator MN1, yielding MFGLDQFEPQINSRNAGQGERNFNEAGLSMNTHFKAPAFHAGGPPGPVDPAMSALGEPPILGMNMEPYGFHARGHSELHAGGLQAQPVHGFFGGQQPHHGHPGGHHPHQHHPHFGGNFGGPDPGASCLHGGRLLGYGGGAGGGGLGSQPPFAEGYDPMAESQGPESFGPQRPGNLPDFHSSGASGHAVPAPCLPLDQSPNRAASFHGLPASSGSDSHSLENRRVANQGAVDSLEYNYPGEAPSGHFDMFSPSDSEGQLPHYAAGRQVPGGSFPGGASALPRAAGMVGLSKMHAQQQQQQQQQQQQQQHGVFFERFGGARKMPVGLEPGVGSRHPLMQPPQQAPPPPQQQPPQQPQQPPPPPQPQQQQPPPPPPGLLVRQNSCPPALPRPQQGEAGTPGGSLQDGGPMLPSQHAQFEYPIHRLENRSMHPYSEPVFNMQHPPPQQAPNQRLQHFDAPPYMNVAKRPRFDFPGSAGVDRCASWNGSVHNGALDNHLSPSAYSGLPGEFTPPVPDSFPSGPPLQHPAPDHQSLQQQQQQQQQQQQQRQNAALMIKQMASRNQQQRLRQPNLAQLGHPGDVGQGGLVHGGPVGGLAQPNFERESGGGGAGAGRLGPFEQQAPHLAQESAWFPGPHPPPGDLLPRRMGGSGLPADCGPHDPGLAPPPPPGGSGVLFRGPLQEPLRMPGEGHVPALPSPGLQFGGSLAGLGQLQSPGAGVGLPSAPSERRPPPPDFTASALGGQPGFPFGAANRQATPHSGPGVNSPPSAGGGGGGGGPGGGGGGGGGGAYPPQPDFQSSQRASASKLGALSLGSFSKPSSKDNLFGQSCLAALSTACQNMIASLGAPNLNVTFNKKNPPEGKRKLSQNETDGGAAVAGNPGSDYYPGGGTAPGAPGPGGGPSGTGSGGNKTSGPPNPPSQGDSTSLSPNYTLESTSGNDGKPVPGGGGRGRGRRKRDSGHVSPGTFFDKYSAAPDSGGAPGVSPGQQQQPQQQPGAALGGSSTGEARGAPTPHEKALTSPSWGKGAELLLGDQPDLMASLDGGAKSDGSSPHVGEFASDEVSTSYANEDEVSSSSDNPQALAKASRSPMVTGSPKLPPRGVGAGEHGPKAPPPPLGLGIMSTSTSTPDSYGSGGGAGHPGTPGLEQVRTPTSSSGAPPPPDEIHPLEILQAQIQLQRQQFSISEDQPLGLKGGKKGECAVGASGGGAQNGDSELGSCCSEAVKSAMSTIDLDSLMAEHSATWYMPADKTLVDGAEDDKTLAPWEKAKPQNPSSKEAHDLPANKASAAQPGSHLQCLSVHCTDDVGDAKARASVPTWRSLHSDISNRFGTFVAALT